In one Candidatus Eisenbacteria bacterium genomic region, the following are encoded:
- a CDS encoding glutamate--tRNA ligase yields MSVRVRFAPSPTGTLHVGGARTALYNYLFARANGGRFILRIEDTDTARSTDDSVQAIFAGLRWLGLEWDEGPGAEGAHGPYFQSERRERYQHHLRTLEASSAVYPCFCSPEELEARRAEQLAGGAGPRYDGRCRRLSAPERAEALASRRPAAWRFATPTDGETAWDDVLRDRVEFRNEVLEDFVVMRSDGLPTYNYACVVDDHEMEITHVVRGDDHISNTPRQRLLYDAFGWTAPQFAHVPMILGADGSRLSKRHGATSVGAYAELGMIPEAMVNFLALLGWSYDGERELFTLAELEQLFRLERVGKNPAIFDLQKLEWMNGQHLKRLSEPDRVERVTQFLAQSGHDLSARTPEWRLTLVRAIGDRLKTLADARRYAAFCLEDPLVRDESAWTPVLERPKIGPRLREMSLRIEADGEFSLTSLEAAIRSLAAERGLKLGDLIGAARIALTGGQVSPGFFEVVWLLGRDRAVTRLREAAGEWERNSPLAAAGS; encoded by the coding sequence ATGAGCGTCCGCGTCCGATTCGCTCCGAGCCCGACCGGCACCCTGCACGTGGGGGGCGCCCGCACCGCGCTCTACAACTACCTGTTCGCGCGCGCCAACGGCGGGCGCTTCATCCTGCGCATCGAAGACACCGACACGGCGCGCTCGACCGACGATTCGGTGCAGGCGATCTTCGCGGGGCTGCGGTGGCTCGGGCTCGAGTGGGACGAGGGGCCGGGGGCAGAGGGCGCTCACGGACCCTACTTCCAGTCCGAACGGCGCGAGCGCTATCAGCACCATCTGCGTACGCTCGAGGCGTCGAGTGCCGTCTATCCGTGCTTCTGCAGCCCCGAGGAGCTCGAGGCGCGTCGCGCCGAACAGCTCGCGGGTGGCGCCGGTCCGCGCTACGACGGACGTTGTCGCCGCCTTTCCGCCCCGGAACGCGCCGAAGCACTCGCGTCTCGCCGGCCGGCGGCGTGGCGGTTCGCCACCCCGACCGACGGAGAAACCGCCTGGGACGATGTCCTGCGCGATCGCGTGGAGTTTCGCAACGAGGTGCTGGAGGACTTCGTGGTGATGCGTTCCGACGGGCTGCCGACCTACAACTACGCGTGCGTCGTCGACGACCACGAGATGGAGATCACCCATGTGGTGCGCGGCGACGACCACATCTCGAATACGCCGCGTCAGCGATTGCTCTACGACGCGTTCGGCTGGACGGCCCCGCAGTTCGCGCACGTTCCCATGATCCTCGGCGCCGACGGCTCGCGGCTCTCGAAGCGACACGGTGCGACGTCGGTGGGCGCCTATGCGGAACTCGGCATGATCCCCGAGGCGATGGTGAACTTCCTCGCGTTGCTCGGGTGGTCTTACGACGGCGAGCGCGAGCTGTTCACGCTCGCGGAGCTCGAGCAGCTGTTCCGCCTCGAGCGTGTCGGCAAGAACCCAGCGATCTTCGACCTTCAGAAACTCGAGTGGATGAACGGCCAGCACCTCAAACGGCTGAGCGAGCCCGACCGCGTCGAGCGGGTGACGCAGTTCCTCGCGCAGTCGGGTCACGATCTGTCGGCACGCACGCCGGAGTGGCGGCTCACGCTGGTGCGCGCGATCGGCGACCGGCTCAAGACCCTCGCCGACGCGCGGCGCTATGCCGCATTCTGCCTCGAAGATCCGCTGGTTCGTGACGAGAGTGCGTGGACGCCGGTGCTCGAGCGGCCCAAGATCGGCCCGCGGCTGCGCGAGATGTCGCTGCGCATCGAGGCCGACGGCGAGTTCTCGCTCACGAGTCTCGAAGCCGCGATTCGCAGCCTGGCCGCCGAGCGCGGGCTCAAGCTCGGGGATCTGATCGGGGCGGCACGGATCGCGCTCACCGGAGGGCAGGTCAGTCCCGGCTTCTTCGAGGTGGTGTGGCTGCTGGGTCGCGATCGAGCGGTGACGCGGTTGCGGGAAGCCGCCGGCGAGTGGGAGCGCAACAGTCCGCTCGCGGCCGCCGGCTCCTGA